The window cgtcattccgatcacttcacatagtggccacttttgtttgttcgttttgtacgttgtatctatcagcacaacatacggccacgtacgtatcatttggatagaggtaggatttgcaattaatagtctgctcaattgcccttcgttatccaagtctgtccagaccacataattaagttctgtggccatatgaagacagtgttgaaggggagtcctaccctccatctcttctctccttattgattgcctaatactatatatctgattcatactagcataaaaaccaggaaaattatctctaatagaattcataataaaggccggttgcattccggttgcactaagctgtcgtatgtgctcccgaatatctacattaatcttattcgcccttacatgaccatctatgTACATTAAGAACAggtggttatgttttcttttttcacCAGGatacacccttaccgtccaaggtctttctggtggtttacgactacttcctacaatcataaatttacacccgcaacttctacttttagaaccaagtcgggcagtattatctagattatgtacatcacccctaatattaccatagcggtgacatcttaaatagacactaactctagaacgtccttctttctttttataagaagcacgtgtaaattgaaaaccgattgttattgctatcgcatcggcccaactatgtaactcatctaaggagataaattccctatccgtaacaaagctaccggagtagtctacgttgtctccaaagttttcaaactcctgcaaatttgaaatataaataatataaattaagtacattaatgactacaataataataataataataataataataataataataataatgacaacaacaacaaattaaaaacattacgtaaataaatgaatctaaaaaatttaaaattatcaacaataaaaattataataatgacaagattaagtaacaattttaataataatataaatattacgtaaataaaaaaatcttaaaaatttaaatttatcaacaataaaaatttatacgtaaaataaaaaaaattaatacggaaaataaaaaatagtactaacaataataataataataatttaaaaaaaattaatacgaaaaaaaaaaaaaatcacagcCGCCAAGATTTGTGCGCCTGAACtatggttcagccgcccagatttgtgcgcctgaaccatggttcagccgcccagatccgtgcgcctgaaccatggttcagccgcccagatttgcgcgcatttttttttttaaaattttctaacgacaactttacgtaccgcatccgactcatagtcgctttcgttagccatatttaaccaattacgggttaccacttctttaacactttttagagagatagtaccagtttttagagagatagtaccgtgtttgaattcgtacttcatacgtATCTCAGAATtccatatatatagacaaatcttacgcattaaattcttattagtgttattaagcgtgatttacatttattaattaatttttaagtatagtggcaattttgtaatttttttaaatacaggggcaaaaatataattttacagggggtgacgataaaataaaaaggggtggcgaaatttagcgACTCCCTTTTCATATTATCTATATTATGTTCTATTATATATGGTAATTATTTCATAATCAATTATGCAGTGATCAATTAGATGTCGGTTAACATGCTATATAGTAAATAGGAATCAATTCCTATTTTGGTTGGAATTTGGCGCAATATTTTTTGCTCAGAAGATGTCACCTGTCCCAAGGtgatttttgtattaaatttcTTTCAATAACAAGGGTTTTCAAAATGAATATTATAAAAACATTCTACACTCTTGatttgaataagaaaaaaaatttaaagtcatGATCGAGTCAAAAACACTGATTGTAAAGATCACTATCTTAcacataaaaaaatactatatcaTACATCTAAAAAATGTTCgtaatatataacataatatcattttttgtatatacaGTGACTAACAAAAATTCTCTTTTATccttttcaatatatatattaccAACTATCTCCGACATCAGTACAATCACTTCACCGGATGACCTGCTAAATGACCGTTGGCCAAGATAAATAACCTTaactttcaataaaataaattaatctaACCTAATTTACCCAATTACCTCCAATTAAACCATTTTTCCCCAACCTCTCTCTAACCCTCCCCAAACACCACCATTCTCCCATCCAAACACTactaccaccaccaccaccaccaccaccataaAAAgcttgtgaattttttttttttgctgattCTTTTAACCTAATTGATAAACTTATTACCAATTTGCTTGCTGAAATTgctcaaaccctaattttccccTCAATTTCTCCTCAAATTCTTCATCATGATCTTCCCCTGATAACATTTTAACATCTCAAAGATTTACTCTTTCAATTTCATCTACTAAAACTACACCAGATTTCTAGCCTTATCAATCCTAAACCAATTACTTAGCGTTCCTATCCCAGGATTCCCAACTTCCCTCATGCTCCCACATACCACATATCGCCTTTCACTTTACTGATCATCTTTAGTCAAACTCCATACATTTGATGGGACACGGATCGAGGCGACATCGAATACCATATTGAGATCTGAAGAAACAGGGATTGTTTTGTGTTTTGTGTTCACAGGAAAGAATTTTAGAGGCAACCCATTAGAGACTTCCTGATTTTCTTGGGATACAACCCAAAATCGAGgacataaaaacaaaaggcaggcactgaaaagaaaaaagatgcAGCCACAAACTACGCCGCTCCCAATTTTGTTCGAATTAGGGTAATCCATTTTTCTGAGCTTAAAATTAAGACCGGACATGCTAAGATGTAGCATATTCATTCCAATGTGTGAGAGACAACTTCTCAAAGACCTTGACTTCAATGGTGATTCCTGGGTCAAATCCATGAGAGCTTCTTCTCCTACTCATTTCAAATCCATTCTTTCTCTTTTGATTTTCTTTCCCTTGAGTTTCATAATATTCCATTTGAATGTGGAGTCAATGATATTTATAAACTACTTAATGGTCTGGTTGACCTAGACCTTAGTTTAAATTCTCCGGTCAGCCTTTGCCTTCGGATTTTAAGGGGTTGAAGAGTTTGAGAACTATGGCGGTTGGGAACAATAAACTTTTGGGTTCATTTCCAGATGGATTCGAAGGGGTTGAGGAGTTTGAATGGTGGTGTCAGGGTGGGAAAATGGTGGTGTTGGGGTGGGAGAATGGTGGTAATTAGGGTGGGTTAGAGAGAAATTGAGGAAGAACCGAAGAAGGGTTTAATTGGGATTAATCGAGTAAATTAGGttagattaagaaatttgataaAAAGTCAAAGGTAATTTACCTTGGTCAACAGTTATTTAGCAGGCCATCCGGTGAAATGGTTGTATAGTGTCgtgtttattaatttgaaggctgttgtttgtaaaaaaattttaagactgtttattttaaaatgacaaaatttCAATGTTGTagttagtaatatatatatatatatatatatatatatatatatatatatatatatatatatatatatatatatattgaaccgTGCGAACCTTGTTGGTTTTTTAGTAAAAACGTGTtactatttttttctttgattattATAGATgaaaagtaacacgtttttaccaaaaaaaacacttttcaaaagtgttacttttacatcaaaaagtattatttttcaaacCATAAAAATTTCACACAAAATAATATgtttttgccaaaaaataatatGGTTCGCATGGTTCACACTCAAGCACAATTCGCAAGgaacttttccctattatgcaAAAGATGAGAAGGAATCTGATGCGTTGATTTTATTCATGAACGGTTTTATTTCACTACTGCATTTTCTCCATTATGCACGCGGTTCAATATGATTTAATctggtttttataattttttaagaaattaaccGGTTCATGTTACAAATGCATTCATTCAGCTTTCAAccttttctctctttctctggGTTTCTTCATTTCCATTtgcttgattttctttttcaatcttAATTCATAAGTTCTTTCAATGAAATCTGAtttgtgttttctttttatttattgacaATCTGCATCAATCTCCTTCCTCTCAATTTTCAGAATATTTGTTCAAAGATCAGATGAAATTGTAGTCACTCTTGTgcaatcttcatcattctttaCTCTTTAGGTTTGAAAGGAAGcataattttctttgtttattagTTAAATTTTCTCCATTTTACCATTTTCAACCCATTTTACTCCGTACAAttcaataattttcttaaacccTATATTATTTTAGAGGTTCGTTTCATTtcattactatgattttcaaaatttagggttttcaaattgggaaaaatgattttcaaaatttatggTTTTCGAATCTGGGAAAATGCTTTCTACAAATTGTCTTATTTTGTATTGTGAATGAAATTAGctcttaatttattatttgcCTCTTGAATGTCATAGTACCTTGATTTGTGCATATAGTAACTCTCATTGTATGCAATAGAAAAAATTTGGGTTGCCCTGTTCAAACTTTTAGAAATTTGTGTGTTATACTGTTATTATTTATAAGCCTGTTAGCTTAATTTGGTCGAACATTGTGTATTTGTACTTATTTTGTACTTATCTTTAACCAAAGGCATTAATCTTGATGGAACTCAATTGAAGATCAAAGATAATGGAACTCATAAATAACGTTTTTCAAAGAAGATAGAATTCATAAATGTTTCCACAAAAGAAgataggatcaaataagaaggattttaaaatgagaagggtgagaaggatttttgtttaattttgtttggttactatatatacaaaaaggatattatgttataaattaagaacattttaaaaattatttcatagttacctttctgtggaacatagttacttttacaattatgagtttttggctcaatcgtgaccatatctctaattgtacatatttaaaaatcatgaaaagttaatatgaataatccttgcattgatacgaatcaaacaagatcttacttgactgtgttttaacttatagattaataataaaatacaaattaagtatAAGAAATGAATATtgtctaaaaagcaaaaaagaCACTAgtaatgaataggagggagtacaaAATACTTTCATGATTAGCTGTATTATGAATTTTGTTATTTGTGTGTTGTTGGATAGAAATCTATGATAATCAAAGATTTTtggaaatgaaaataaattatgattgGATGGgatgataaaatattattagGATTACGAACGAAATTCATGAATGTTTACATGAAtcattatgttatatatatgtatatatatatatatgtgtatatatatatatatatatatatatatatatatatgtgtatatatatatatatatatatatatatatatatatatatatatatatatatatatatatatatatatatatatatatatatatatatatatatatatatatacatacatacatacatacatacatacatacatatatatatatacatatatatatatatatacatacatatatatatatatatatatatatatatatacatatatatatatatatatatatatacatatatatatatatatatatatatatacatatatatatatatatatatatatatatatatatatatatatatacatatatatatgtatatatatatatatatatatatatatatatatatatatacatatatatatgtatatatatatatatatatatatgtatatatatatatatatatattatatatacatatatatgtatatatatatatatatatatatatatatatgtatgtatatatatatatatatatatatatatgtatgtatatatatatatgtatatatatatatatatatatatatatatatatatatatatatatatatatatacatatatatatacatatatatatacatatatacatatatatatacatatatatatatacatatatatatacatatatatatacatacatatatatatacatatatatatatatacatatatatatacatacatatatatatacatatatatatacatatatatatatatatatatatatatatatatatatatatatacatatatatatatatatatatatatatatatatacatatatatatatatatatatatacatatacatatatatatatatatatacaatatatatatatatatatatatatatatatatatatatatatatatatatatatatatatatatatatatatatatatatatatatatatatatatatatatatatataacataatgaTTCATGTAAACATTCATCAATTTCCTTCGTAATCctaataatattttatcatcCCATCcaatcataatttattttcatttccaAAAATCTTTGATTATCATAGATTTCTATCCAACAACACACAAATAACAAAATACATAATACAGCTAATCATGAAAGTATTttgtactccctcctattcattacTAGTGtcttttttgctttttagacaATATTCATTTCTTatacttaatttgtattttattattaatctataagttaaaacatagtcaagtgagatcttgtttgattcgtatcaatgcaaggattattcttATTAACTTTTCATGACTTTTAAAtatgtacaattagagatattaagaattaaataagtgcattgaatagagtgtataaagcaaatgagacacttgtggtgaataggagggagtatatttttcaaaatgatTACATCATAATCATATGATAAGTAACTTAAAATCTAGAAGAAGGATTAAAGATTGTAAAGAATCATAATAGAAAATGGCAAAAACAAGGATTGAAATCCCAAGAACacaaccaaaattttttttttcttttccttcttgtCCGAAAAtgtcttcaattttttttgaatttgtttgatCTTCTATGATGGAAGGGAAGGCTTATTAGCTTAAATGAGATTCATAGGGGTTAGATGGCAATAAAAAGGTTAGTGGTAACAATTCTtaaaatttccacaaaatagcactgtACTGTTGAACAATGAGCTATAGTAAcattatgaagaaaaaaacgTTTGTTTTACCGTTATGTTGAGAAATTATCATTTTACCCCTATCTTCTTCCTCctccattcttcttcttctttctcttcttcctcttcatccTTAAACCATGTCTTCAATGATCAAGTAGAAAATTTTCATGTTACTGAAAATTTTTATGGTGATCAATGACCATGTAGAAAATTTTCATGTAATTGAAAAACCCACCTACAATCTGGTTTGTCATGAACATAATCACAACTGCTTGAAAAACCCttatgataaaaatattagaatattAAAATATCTCAGAAcatcttagaataatatctcttGGATTTCTTGCATATTTTTGATAATCttgtgattatgtagaatattaggaaatatttagtttcctaaagtatagtgacaatcttgtatatattaacattaacattaatgagaaaggcaacccgagtaattcttacatggtatcagaagcttcgGTTTTTGATCccgactatttttttttctttctctttattcTTTCTCTGCCATGGCCTCTCCTACCATAACCAAAGGTTCGTTTTCTGAAAATTCCGTTCATTTTAACAATCACGGCTCTTTCCACCACCGTGGTGGCCACCGCCACACTCGTCATGGTGGCCGGATCCACCGTGGCAGCCACCATGGCTCCGCCATTGATTCTGCTCCCTGGCAGCCGCAGCAACACAGGCCAAAGTCTTTTACTCCTTTTCGGCCCAGCAGATACTACTCAGGCCcatcttcttctccttctcctaATTGGCATAATTGGGCCAGCCACAATTGGGCCCAACCTGCTGTCCCTTTTCCCCCTACATCTTGGGCTCCTCCTCATTCTTACAATCACGGGTATTCTGATGGTCTTCTTGGCTCACGACCGGCGCAAAGTTATCACACCGGTACTAATACTTCTATGAATTATATTTCTATGGACATCGATCATGCTATGAACACTCTCTCTTTATCTACTCCGGATGAGCAATTTTACATGGATACCGGTGCCATATCTCACATGACTCGCTCTCAAGGTACTTTActtccttattttcctttaaagcatcaattCAATAATGCTATTGTTGTTGGTAATGGTAATTTACTTCCAGTTCTTGGTCACGGGCATATTTCCTTTCCATCTTCCCAAAAATCCCTTACCCtcaaaaatgtcttacatgcacctaaacttattaaaaacctTATTTCCGTTCGTAAATTCACTCAGGATAATATGGTTTCcgttgaatttgatccttttgggTTTTCTGTAAAGGATTTGGCCACGGGGAACATCGTTTtgagatctaatagcacggGTGATCTTTATCTTTTTCCTTCTACTCATGGAGcttctccttcatcttccaCATCATCGGCCTTTTCCACTATTTCttctagtatttggcattcccGTTTAGGACATCCGGGGAATGCGATTTTAAGTTCCTTGTCTTCTTCCCGTTTAattcaatgtaataaaaattctcattttgtttgttattcttgtcctttagggaaacacattcaattaccttttgttaattctatGTCTATGAGTACTAAAccatttgatattattcatagtgatttgTGGACATCTCCTATTTCTAGTCCATCGGGTTATAAATACaatgttctttttcttgatcattatactaattttttgtggacttttcctttatttcgcaaatctcaagtttatgatgtatttgtgaatttcaatgcttttgttaacacccaatttgagcttaacatcaaatctttccaatgcgataacgggggtgaatttgacaataatatgtttCGTCAATTTTGTACTAGTCGGGGCATTTCACTTCTTTTTTCTTGTCCTTACACATCttctcaaaatggcaaatccgaACGCAAAATTCGTTCCATCAATAATATCATTCGCACTCTTTTGTGTCATGCTTCCCTTCCCCCGCctttttggcctcacgccttaaacACGGCCACTTATCTTCTCAATATTCTTCCTTCTAAACTTCTTGGTAATCTCACTCCCACTCATGTTCTTTACTGTAAGTCTCCTACATATACTCATTtacgggtttttgggtgtttatgttttcctctttttccctcTACTACTATCCACAAGCTTCAACCACGCTCCGCTCCATGTGTATTTTTAGGATATCCCTCTTCTCATAGAGGTTACAAGTGCTATAATCTCTCATCCcgtaaaatcattatatctcGGCACGTTCTTTTCGATGAGGccacttttcctttttctcaatcACCTTCCTTATCTTTCCCAAACTACCAATTTTTAGATGATAATATTCGCATTCATTTGCTCAAAACAGCCCATACACCACCTTCTGGACCTACTCCATCTCTGAGCCCAATACCTCGTTCCCCTTCCCTCTGCCAACCTTCTTCAACTGGGCCTATCCTCCTGTCCGGCCCACATAACCTCCCTCACTCTCCACCTCCCCCCTCCCctactgggcctgcctcacgcagcccagtAACACTCCAATCCCACCTTCTCTCTTCCTCCCCCATTGGGCCTACTCCTCTCAGCCCAGTCCACACTCCTCCATCCTCCCTCTCCCctactgggcctgcctcacgcagcccagtCTCTATCCAATTCCCTCCTTTCTCTCCCCCTCCTACTGGGCCAGCCTCAATCCAGTACCCCTCAGCCCCATCAGCCCCACCCCAATCCAGTACCCCTCCTCCTCCCTCCCCTCaactgggcctgcctcacgcagcccagtCCAACAGTCCCCTCCTTCCTCCCCCTTCTCTATTAGGCCTGCCTTACGCAGCCCAATCAACCCACCTCCTCCTTCCTCATCCACCGGTATAACTACGCGGAGTAAACATGgtattttcaaacccaatcccaaataTTACTCTCAAGCTTTATCTATTTCTTTTTCACCTTTACCTACATCTCCTCTTCATGCCCTTTGTGACCCAAACTGGAAGTTAGCCATGAAAGAAGAATTTGATgccttaattgaaaatcatacttggGATTTGGTGCCGCGTCCTCCTCATGCTAATATCATTCGGTCTTTGTGGGTATTTCGTGTCAAGACCAAGTCCGATGGctcttttgagcgctataaagcgcgtcttgttggtgatggtaaatCTCAAAGGGAAGGCATCGATTGTGATGAAACTTTTAGTCCGGTTGTTAAACCTACttctattcgcattgttttaagtattgctcttttccggtcttggtctattcatcagcttgatgttaagaatgcttttttacatggtcACTTGACTGAAACTGTTTACATGCATCAGCCTCTGGGTTTTCGTGATCCTACTCGTCCTAGtcatgtttgtcttcttcgtaagtctctttatggtctcaaacaGGCTCCTCGTGCTTGGTATCAACGGTTTACTACTTTTGCAACTACTATTGGCTTTTCTAACAGCATTTCTGATAATTCCttgtttgtttattgtcatggcTCTAATATTGCTTATCTGCTATTATATGTGGACGATATTATTCTCACAGCTTCCTCAGATTCACTTCGTGAGTCCATTATgtccaaacttagctctgaATTTGCCATAAAGGATTTGGGTCCTCTTAATTATTTATTGGGTATTGCTGTTACTCCTACTTCTACGggcctctttctctctcaacaaAGGTATGCCTCTGAAATTCTTGAAAAGGATGGCATGTCCCAATGTAATCCTGTTGCTACTTCTGTTGCTACCTCCGGCAAACTTTGTGTTAATGCTGGTTCTCCTTGTGAAGATCCTACCTTGTATCGTAGCCTAGCTGGTGCTTTACAGTATCTTACTTTCACTCGCCCAGATATTTCATATGCTGTTCAGCAAGTTTGCCTCTATATGCATGATCCTCGCattgaacatatggctgctaTTCATCGCATTCTTCGCTATGTCAAGGGTACTCTTCCCTATGGTTTGCAGTTACATCGTTCTAATATTTCAACTCTTTTGTCCTATaccgatgctgattggggtggctGTCCTGACACTCGCCGCTCAACTTCTGGTTACTGTGTTTTTCTAGGTGATAACTTAAATTCTTGGTCAGCTAAACGACAAACTACTGTTTCCAAATCCAGTGCTGCAGCTGAATATCGtggtgttgctaatgttgtttctgaaactTTCTGGATTCGCAATTTACTTCTTGAGCTGCACTGTCCTATTACCACAGCTACCCTTGTCTATTGCGAAAATATTAGTGCCGTTTATTTAGCTGGTAATCCGGTCCATCATCAGcgcactaagcatattgagatagatattcattttgttcgagaaaaagttaaacgtggtgatgttcgggtgcttcatgttccatctcgttatcagattgctgacattttcaccaaaggccttcctcaagtactatttgatgattttcgttCCATTCTCAACGTCTCCAAACCGCCCGATTCGACTGCGGGGGTGTATTAGAATAttaaaatatcttagaataatatctctttgattacttgcatatttttgtatattcttgtgattatgtagaatattaggaaatatttagtttcctaaagtataatgacaatcttgtatatattgacattaacattaatgagaaaggcaacccgAGTCATTCTTACAAAAAAAACTTCTGCACAAATTTGATGATGAAGTAGTTTATTATGTTACTTATACCATTTGATAAACCTATGTGGATTTCTTCCATGCTCCTTCCATGAGAAATATTGTCATGGAAAAATCCACTTCCTAAATTTCATTTATGATTAAAAGATGAATTGTAAATGAAAGTAATCAACACAATGGTtgaaattacattaaaaataaccTCAAAACGCGTATTTTTTCTCATCGCAACAAGAAAGACtcaatttttaatcaattaactCAATGATTCAAAACTCCCACTTATACTTAGAAAAATTATAGATTCTtaaaaccaattaaaaaaatgagttttctttttcttgaatgATACAAATTAGCTCTCTTTCTTTCTCCCG of the Amaranthus tricolor cultivar Red isolate AtriRed21 chromosome 6, ASM2621246v1, whole genome shotgun sequence genome contains:
- the LOC130815396 gene encoding uncharacterized protein LOC130815396, which produces MDLTQESPLKSRSLRSCLSHIGMNMLHLSMSGLNFKLRKMDYPNSNKIGSGVVCGCIFFLFSACLLFLCPRFWVVSQENQEVSNGLPLKFFPVNTKHKTIPVSSDLNMVFDVASIRVPSNVWSLTKDDQ
- the LOC130815025 gene encoding uncharacterized mitochondrial protein AtMg00810-like is translated as MKEEFDALIENHTWDLVPRPPHANIIRSLWVFRVKTKSDGSFERYKARLVGDGKSQREGIDCDETFSPVVKPTSIRIPLGFRDPTRPSHVCLLRKSLYGLKQAPRAWYQRFTTFATTIGFSNSISDNSLFVYCHGSNIAYLLLYVDDIILTASSDSLRESIMSKLSSEFAIKDLGPLNYLLGIAVTPTSTGLFLSQQRYASEILEKDGMSQCNPVATSVATSGKLCVNAGSPCEDPTLYRSLAGALQYLTFTRPDISYAVQQVCLYMHDPRIEHMAAIHRILRYVKGTLPYGLQLHRSNISTLLSYTDADWGGCPDTRRSTSGYCVFLGDNLNSWSAKRQTTVSKSSAAAEYRGVANVVSETFWIRNLLLELHCPITTATLVYCENISAVYLAGEALIGGSPNEFVYDFYSKARYAKAYTPIVMSMLDPIDWKKSRIVNLTHLHTRNF